Proteins from a genomic interval of Desulfovibrio piger:
- the tsaE gene encoding tRNA (adenosine(37)-N6)-threonylcarbamoyltransferase complex ATPase subunit type 1 TsaE, whose translation MDAFTFVLESLDDTARLGTLLAGMMQNAPQVRALLLQGDLGSGKTTLTRSLVAALPGGDQAEISSPSFTICNNYPTCPPVLHCDLYRCPASLPDEVWDALDADAGICIVEWAQYIPEAALPKEFLDIRLESCEKGRFLTVMAHGQASQALAQELHTAWTTSGRHGSRTDLPLFS comes from the coding sequence ATGGATGCCTTTACCTTTGTGCTCGAATCCCTGGACGATACTGCCCGCCTCGGCACCTTGCTGGCCGGCATGATGCAAAACGCCCCCCAGGTGCGCGCCCTGCTTTTGCAAGGAGATCTGGGCAGCGGCAAAACGACCCTGACGCGCTCCCTGGTCGCGGCCCTGCCGGGTGGCGACCAGGCCGAGATCTCCAGTCCGTCCTTCACCATCTGCAACAATTATCCCACCTGCCCGCCTGTCCTGCACTGCGACCTCTACCGTTGCCCGGCCTCCCTTCCCGACGAAGTCTGGGACGCGCTGGACGCCGATGCAGGCATCTGCATCGTGGAATGGGCCCAGTATATCCCCGAAGCGGCCCTTCCCAAGGAATTTCTGGACATCCGGCTGGAGTCATGCGAAAAGGGACGATTCCTGACGGTAATGGCGCATGGGCAGGCGTCTCAGGCTCTGGCTCAGGAGCTGCATACAGCCTGGACCACATCCGGACGGCACGGCTCCCGGACGGATCTGCCCCTTTTTTCGTGA
- the feoB gene encoding ferrous iron transport protein B, whose translation MSAEARFDGGQGKMTMGALRIALAGNPNCGKTTVFNAYTGARQHVGNYPGVTVDRKEGHVRHGNADITLVDLPGTYSLTAYSMEELVARAELGSGDVQAVINVVDASALERNLLLTVQMMEMGLPVVLVCNMMDEARKAGVHIDMERLSAMMGIPVVSAVARTGEGLQQALGEAVRLAGEGRHQVLELNYGADIDEGLRAMCAIINREGLLKKYAPHWIAVKLMEGDAEIRKEVHQASSEAAAELDAVRRKVAEHIRTGHNISMEAYITDARYGYIRGLLRDGVVRQDAGKDRLALSDKLDKVLTNAFFGPLIMLAVLYALFYVTIEVGAYPQGWVEDGCAALGEFFAGIIPEGELQSLVVDGIIGGVGGVLSFAPLIVIMFALIAFLEDSGYMARIAYMMDRIFRAFGLHGASVMPYIIAGGIAGGCAIPGAMATRTLRSPKEKLATLLTLPYMSCGAKLPVFLLLAAAFFGDQAPTVMMLVMLSGWVFALLVARLLRSTIIKGEATPFVMELPPYRLPTLFSVLMHCWERTWMYVKKAGTVILAISIIIWAGLTYPKLDEAESAKFDTQIEQLTSQMEALPAEDEGRAALEEQITKLEEEKGAAELAYSYAGRLGKAIEPLTLPAGFEWRTDIALLAGVAAKEAVVSTMGTAYSLGDVDPEDAQSLGQLLQSNPNWNKATALSLMLFVLLYSPCFVSLVVIQREAGGWRWLIFSMVFNTLLAFAVSVAAYQIGLVVWD comes from the coding sequence ATGAGTGCTGAAGCCCGGTTTGATGGTGGTCAGGGGAAAATGACCATGGGAGCGTTGCGGATCGCTCTGGCAGGCAATCCCAACTGTGGCAAGACCACGGTGTTCAATGCCTATACAGGCGCGCGGCAGCATGTGGGCAACTACCCCGGCGTCACGGTGGACCGCAAGGAAGGCCATGTGCGCCACGGCAACGCCGACATCACTCTGGTGGACCTGCCCGGGACCTATTCACTGACCGCCTATTCCATGGAAGAGCTGGTCGCCCGAGCCGAACTGGGCAGCGGCGATGTCCAGGCCGTCATCAACGTGGTGGATGCTTCGGCTCTGGAGCGCAACCTGCTGTTGACCGTACAGATGATGGAGATGGGTCTGCCTGTGGTGCTGGTCTGCAATATGATGGACGAAGCCCGCAAGGCCGGCGTGCATATCGATATGGAGCGCCTGTCCGCGATGATGGGCATCCCTGTGGTGTCCGCCGTGGCCCGTACCGGCGAAGGCCTGCAGCAGGCCCTCGGTGAGGCGGTGCGCCTGGCTGGCGAAGGCCGGCACCAGGTGCTGGAGCTCAATTACGGCGCGGACATCGACGAAGGTCTGCGGGCCATGTGTGCCATCATCAACCGTGAAGGCCTGCTGAAAAAGTACGCGCCCCACTGGATCGCCGTGAAGCTCATGGAAGGTGACGCCGAGATCCGCAAGGAAGTGCACCAGGCCAGCAGCGAGGCGGCGGCGGAACTTGATGCCGTACGCCGCAAGGTGGCCGAGCACATCCGTACCGGGCACAACATTTCCATGGAAGCCTACATCACGGATGCCCGCTACGGGTATATCCGCGGGCTGCTGCGTGACGGTGTGGTGCGCCAGGATGCGGGCAAAGACCGTCTGGCCCTTTCCGACAAGCTGGACAAGGTGCTGACCAATGCCTTTTTCGGCCCGCTCATCATGCTGGCCGTACTGTATGCCCTGTTCTATGTGACCATCGAGGTCGGCGCCTATCCCCAGGGCTGGGTGGAAGACGGCTGCGCCGCGCTGGGCGAATTCTTTGCCGGGATCATTCCTGAAGGGGAGCTGCAATCCCTGGTGGTGGACGGCATCATCGGCGGCGTGGGCGGCGTGCTCAGCTTCGCGCCCCTCATCGTCATCATGTTCGCTCTCATCGCCTTCCTGGAAGACAGCGGCTACATGGCGCGTATCGCCTATATGATGGACCGTATCTTCCGCGCTTTCGGTCTGCACGGCGCCTCCGTCATGCCCTATATCATCGCGGGCGGCATCGCGGGTGGCTGCGCCATCCCCGGCGCCATGGCCACGCGTACCCTGCGCAGCCCCAAGGAAAAGCTGGCGACCCTGCTGACGCTGCCGTACATGAGCTGCGGCGCCAAGCTGCCCGTGTTCCTGCTGCTGGCTGCGGCCTTCTTTGGGGATCAGGCCCCGACGGTGATGATGCTGGTCATGCTGTCCGGCTGGGTATTCGCCCTGCTGGTGGCCCGCCTGCTGCGCTCCACCATCATCAAGGGGGAGGCGACTCCCTTCGTCATGGAACTGCCCCCCTATCGTCTGCCCACCCTGTTCAGCGTGCTCATGCACTGCTGGGAACGGACCTGGATGTATGTGAAGAAGGCTGGTACCGTGATTCTGGCCATCTCCATCATCATCTGGGCCGGTCTGACCTATCCCAAGCTGGATGAAGCCGAATCGGCCAAGTTCGACACGCAGATCGAGCAGCTCACGTCCCAGATGGAAGCCCTGCCTGCCGAAGACGAAGGCCGCGCTGCCCTGGAAGAGCAGATCACCAAGCTGGAAGAAGAGAAGGGTGCCGCCGAACTGGCTTACAGCTATGCCGGCCGCCTGGGTAAGGCCATTGAACCCCTGACCCTGCCCGCCGGTTTCGAATGGCGCACGGACATCGCCCTGCTGGCCGGTGTGGCCGCCAAGGAAGCCGTGGTCTCCACCATGGGCACGGCTTACTCTCTCGGTGACGTGGACCCCGAAGATGCCCAGAGCCTGGGCCAGTTGCTGCAGAGCAATCCCAACTGGAACAAGGCTACGGCCCTTTCCCTGATGCTCTTCGTCCTGCTGTACTCGCCCTGCTTTGTCTCCCTGGTGGTGATCCAGCGTGAGGCCGGGGGCTGGCGCTGGCTGATTTTCAGCATGGTCTTCAATACGCTGCTGGCCTTTGCCGTCTCCGTAGCAGCCTACCAGATCGGTCTGGTGGTCTGGGATTAG
- the glpB gene encoding anaerobic glycerol-3-phosphate dehydrogenase subunit GlpB has protein sequence MNKRNSDVLVIGAGMSGLVAALAAARRGRKVTVLSRGVGALAIGSGCVDVLGYVNGQAVSGHPLDAIESLPEAHPYRLLGRDRVAEACSFLEEICTSQGLSLLPMKENNRLVPSIMGTLKPSGLCPASADGDLLLKAKRVAVVTIEGLRDCQPNLIIKQFRRYPALRSIEFTEVVLPSPLGKTHRNITALDLARYVDRPEGVFWLADALKKACGRQDLILLPPVCGVRNFLWKKLVELLDCPVVEMLSIPPGVSGLRLRTCLLNALRELDVTLLENTTAIRADVADGHCRGVITSGLDHEHVYAADQIIVATGGFMGDGFEAEPGRMQESIFQLPLCLENGEMPSADPSDWSEENVFARHAFATLRVRVDAQLRPCSEEGSVLLDNVRFVGRSLGGYDFATEKSGNGVALATAWYAAQCV, from the coding sequence ATGAACAAGAGAAATAGCGACGTCCTGGTTATCGGCGCCGGCATGTCCGGCCTTGTGGCGGCCCTTGCCGCTGCCCGGCGCGGCCGCAAGGTCACTGTCCTTTCCCGGGGCGTGGGAGCGCTGGCCATCGGTAGCGGTTGCGTGGACGTCCTGGGCTATGTCAACGGCCAGGCTGTTTCCGGCCATCCGCTGGATGCCATCGAATCCCTGCCCGAGGCCCATCCTTATCGCCTGCTGGGACGTGATCGTGTGGCCGAAGCCTGCTCTTTCCTGGAAGAAATCTGTACCTCTCAGGGCCTGTCCCTGCTGCCCATGAAAGAGAACAATCGCCTGGTCCCCAGTATCATGGGCACCCTTAAGCCGAGCGGCCTGTGCCCTGCCAGCGCCGATGGCGATCTGCTGCTGAAGGCCAAACGAGTTGCCGTGGTCACCATCGAGGGCCTGCGCGACTGCCAGCCCAATCTGATCATCAAGCAGTTCCGCCGTTATCCTGCTCTCAGGAGCATCGAGTTCACCGAAGTCGTCCTGCCCTCGCCCCTGGGCAAGACGCACCGCAATATCACGGCTCTGGATCTGGCCCGCTATGTGGACCGTCCCGAAGGGGTCTTCTGGCTGGCCGATGCCCTGAAAAAAGCCTGCGGCCGACAGGACCTCATCCTGCTGCCGCCTGTGTGCGGCGTGCGCAACTTCCTTTGGAAAAAACTGGTGGAGCTGCTGGATTGCCCGGTGGTGGAAATGCTTTCCATCCCTCCGGGAGTCAGTGGTCTGCGTTTGCGCACCTGTCTGCTGAATGCCCTGCGCGAGCTGGATGTCACGCTGCTGGAAAATACGACGGCGATCCGTGCCGACGTCGCGGACGGGCATTGCCGCGGTGTGATCACCTCCGGTCTCGACCACGAACACGTTTATGCTGCTGATCAAATCATCGTGGCTACCGGTGGTTTCATGGGCGACGGATTCGAAGCGGAGCCCGGCAGGATGCAGGAAAGCATCTTCCAGCTGCCGCTCTGTCTGGAAAATGGCGAGATGCCTTCCGCCGATCCTTCTGACTGGTCGGAAGAAAACGTCTTTGCCCGCCATGCCTTCGCTACCCTGCGCGTCCGCGTCGATGCACAGCTGCGTCCCTGTTCTGAGGAAGGCTCGGTACTGCTGGACAATGTCCGTTTTGTGGGCCGCTCGCTGGGCGGCTATGATTTCGCTACTGAAAAAAGCGGTAACGGCGTGGCCCTTGCCACGGCCTGGTATGCCGCCCAATGTGTGTAA
- a CDS encoding HAD family hydrolase, which translates to MAHTSFFFDLDGTITDSKQGIINSVLYSLNHFGIRASADSLLFFIGPPLKQSFARYFPGDSARVALAVEKYREYFRRQGMFENQVYPGVPQMLERLIEQGHRIHLATSKPEVFARQILDHFQLSRYFSFVAGAELNGARNDKVDVLRYALQETGADVSHSLMVGDRFHDVVGGHAVGMKTVGVLYGYGSRQELESVHADYICQSMTDLQTTLLALGAEMRH; encoded by the coding sequence ATGGCCCATACTTCTTTCTTTTTCGATCTTGACGGCACCATTACCGATTCCAAGCAGGGCATCATCAATTCCGTCCTGTATTCTTTGAACCATTTCGGGATCAGGGCCAGTGCAGACAGCCTGCTCTTCTTCATCGGTCCGCCGCTCAAGCAGTCCTTTGCCCGCTATTTTCCGGGAGACAGCGCCCGTGTCGCACTGGCGGTGGAAAAATACCGCGAGTACTTCCGGCGGCAGGGGATGTTTGAAAATCAGGTCTATCCCGGGGTGCCCCAGATGCTGGAGCGTCTGATCGAGCAGGGACACCGCATCCATCTGGCCACATCGAAGCCGGAGGTGTTCGCCCGTCAGATTCTGGATCATTTCCAGTTGAGCCGTTACTTCTCCTTTGTGGCCGGTGCCGAGCTGAACGGGGCCCGCAACGACAAAGTCGATGTGCTGCGTTATGCCCTTCAGGAAACGGGCGCGGATGTGTCCCATTCGCTGATGGTGGGGGACAGGTTCCATGACGTGGTCGGCGGTCATGCCGTAGGCATGAAGACCGTGGGCGTGCTGTACGGGTACGGGAGCCGTCAGGAACTGGAGTCCGTCCATGCTGACTATATCTGCCAGAGCATGACGGATCTGCAGACGACTTTGCTGGCCCTGGGGGCCGAGATGCGCCACTAG
- a CDS encoding aspartate kinase codes for MKILVQKFGGTSVANLECMKKVREKVQAGLNKGYKMVVVLSARSGETNRLLALASEWSSTPDPAECDSLVSTGEQVSIALFTMLLKDAGIRARSLLAWQIPIITDDDHGNARIESIDSQRLRSYLDEYDVLVVAGFQGCTESQRITTLGRGGSDTSAVALAAALGSVECEIYTDVDGVYTTDPNICSSARKMDRVAYEEMLEMASMGAKVLHIRSVEFAKKYKVPVRVRSTFSDDPGTLVTQEDSSMEAVLVSGIAYDKDQARVTLHDLPDVPGVAAAIFGPLSEKGVLVDMIVQNTSLDGHTDMTFTISRKDLKQTLAIMEGVKERTGATDVVSDVNVAKVSAIGVGMRNHSGVAARAFSALTQEGINILMISTSEIKITILIQEKYVELAVRILHDTFGLDWDIN; via the coding sequence ATGAAAATCTTAGTTCAAAAATTCGGTGGCACTTCAGTGGCAAACCTGGAGTGCATGAAGAAAGTGCGCGAAAAAGTGCAGGCCGGGTTGAACAAGGGCTACAAGATGGTGGTCGTGCTTTCCGCCCGTTCGGGCGAGACCAACCGTCTGCTGGCCCTGGCCTCCGAGTGGTCCTCCACTCCGGACCCGGCGGAATGTGATTCTCTGGTCTCCACCGGGGAACAGGTCTCCATCGCGCTCTTCACCATGCTGCTCAAAGACGCGGGCATCCGCGCCCGTTCCCTGCTGGCATGGCAGATCCCCATCATTACCGATGACGACCACGGCAATGCGCGTATCGAATCCATCGACAGCCAGCGCCTGCGCAGCTATCTGGATGAATACGACGTGCTGGTGGTCGCCGGTTTCCAGGGGTGCACGGAGTCCCAGCGCATCACCACCCTAGGCCGCGGCGGTTCCGACACCTCGGCCGTTGCCCTGGCTGCCGCCCTGGGTTCGGTGGAATGCGAGATCTACACGGATGTGGACGGCGTCTATACCACCGACCCCAACATCTGCTCCAGCGCCCGCAAGATGGATCGTGTCGCCTATGAAGAAATGCTGGAAATGGCCAGCATGGGCGCCAAGGTGCTGCACATCCGTTCCGTGGAATTTGCCAAGAAGTACAAAGTGCCTGTGCGCGTCCGCTCCACTTTTTCCGACGACCCCGGCACGCTCGTTACCCAGGAGGACTCCAGCATGGAAGCTGTTCTTGTTTCCGGCATTGCCTATGATAAGGACCAGGCTCGTGTGACCCTGCACGACCTTCCCGACGTGCCCGGCGTGGCCGCCGCCATCTTCGGCCCCCTTTCCGAAAAGGGCGTGCTGGTGGACATGATCGTCCAGAACACCAGCCTTGACGGCCATACCGACATGACCTTCACCATCTCCCGCAAGGATCTCAAGCAGACCCTGGCCATCATGGAAGGAGTGAAGGAACGCACCGGCGCCACCGACGTGGTCTCCGACGTCAATGTGGCCAAGGTCTCCGCCATCGGTGTCGGCATGCGCAACCACTCCGGCGTGGCCGCCCGTGCTTTCTCCGCCCTGACCCAGGAAGGCATCAACATCCTGATGATCAGCACCTCCGAGATCAAGATCACCATCCTGATCCAGGAAAAGTACGTGGAACTGGCCGTGCGCATCCTGCACGACACCTTCGGCCTGGACTGGGACATCAACTAG
- a CDS encoding HAD-IIA family hydrolase: protein MRLPDKRCIVLDMDGTIYMGDNPIEGAVAFVQRHWEDVDFFFLSNNTSKAPETYIKKLNGMGIPARREQLLSPVTPLVAFLKTEGIHTAYVVGNRDFVSDLRQRMPELKQQEEGAQAVILAYDTELTYEKLSRSALLLQKDDVRFLATHPDLVCPSPEGPLPDVGSFLALYATATGRRPERIFGKPDATLLSGLLQRYAPENMLMVGDRLSTDKLLAENAGIDFLLVLSGEARRSDLPGLERQPTLVLDHLGLLDQ, encoded by the coding sequence ATGCGGCTTCCTGACAAACGTTGCATCGTTCTGGACATGGATGGTACCATCTATATGGGGGACAATCCCATCGAGGGGGCCGTGGCCTTTGTGCAGCGGCACTGGGAAGATGTGGACTTTTTCTTCCTGAGCAACAATACCTCCAAGGCACCGGAGACCTACATCAAAAAGCTGAACGGCATGGGTATCCCCGCCCGCAGGGAGCAGCTGCTCTCGCCGGTGACGCCGCTGGTGGCTTTTTTGAAGACGGAAGGCATCCATACGGCGTATGTGGTCGGCAACCGGGATTTCGTTTCCGACCTGCGCCAGCGCATGCCCGAACTGAAGCAGCAGGAAGAAGGCGCACAGGCCGTCATCCTGGCCTATGATACGGAACTGACCTATGAAAAACTGTCACGTTCCGCGCTGCTGCTGCAAAAGGATGATGTGCGCTTCCTGGCCACGCATCCGGATCTGGTCTGTCCCTCTCCGGAAGGCCCCCTGCCGGACGTGGGCAGCTTTCTGGCCCTGTACGCCACCGCCACAGGCAGGAGACCGGAGCGCATCTTCGGCAAGCCGGATGCGACCCTGCTTTCCGGCCTGCTGCAGCGTTATGCGCCGGAAAACATGCTGATGGTGGGCGACAGGCTGTCCACCGACAAGCTGCTGGCCGAGAACGCCGGCATCGATTTCCTGCTGGTCCTGAGCGGAGAAGCCCGGCGTTCCGACCTTCCCGGACTGGAGCGCCAGCCGACCCTGGTGCTGGATCACCTGGGACTGCTTGACCAGTAG
- a CDS encoding anaerobic glycerol-3-phosphate dehydrogenase subunit C, with amino-acid sequence MMALKHPNPDACIACTTCVVQCPVAQATTNFLGPRMIGPAYERFRLLGLAEEESLHYCANCKNCDIACPQGVPISSLNMMARAEQCRKKRPPLRDWILGHGELMAKLLRYVPAKLKNFGMLNPVTRFALDKLGISAKAPMPAFAEKSFRQQLKKIWQPHTNKYVVLFPGCYLDVYDPQTGLDLVWVLNQAGYHVIVPEEFVCCGLPMVANGFWDDARANAKKNIAELQRWRKEGIPVITGCPSCALMFSSDLPEYYPDLMIDGVSTTLLDAQAFLLDCVDKGELRLPEKTVDSSVVPSELIYHAPCHLRAQGNGLPGLDLLRSLPGMHVSNADAGCCGISGSYGFKKEKYPIGMQVGSALFDAVRKSPAPVAASECGTCRVQIKHGSGKDCLHPVSVLRRWMEAAR; translated from the coding sequence ATGATGGCTCTCAAACATCCCAATCCTGATGCCTGTATCGCCTGCACCACCTGTGTGGTACAGTGCCCGGTGGCCCAGGCCACCACGAACTTCCTTGGCCCCCGCATGATCGGTCCCGCCTATGAGCGCTTCCGCCTGCTGGGTCTTGCCGAAGAAGAATCCCTGCACTATTGCGCCAACTGCAAAAACTGCGACATCGCCTGCCCCCAGGGCGTCCCGATCTCCAGCCTGAACATGATGGCCCGTGCCGAGCAGTGCCGCAAAAAGCGTCCGCCCCTGCGGGACTGGATCCTTGGGCACGGCGAGCTTATGGCCAAGCTGCTGCGCTACGTGCCTGCCAAGCTGAAAAACTTCGGCATGCTCAATCCCGTGACCCGCTTTGCGCTGGACAAGCTGGGCATCTCCGCCAAAGCTCCCATGCCGGCTTTTGCCGAAAAAAGTTTCCGGCAGCAGCTGAAAAAAATCTGGCAGCCCCATACCAACAAGTATGTCGTCCTCTTCCCCGGTTGTTATCTGGATGTCTATGATCCGCAGACCGGGCTCGACCTTGTGTGGGTGCTGAACCAGGCTGGCTACCATGTCATCGTTCCCGAGGAATTCGTCTGCTGCGGTCTGCCCATGGTCGCCAACGGATTCTGGGATGACGCTCGCGCCAATGCCAAAAAGAATATCGCGGAACTGCAACGCTGGCGCAAGGAAGGCATCCCGGTCATCACCGGTTGCCCCAGCTGCGCGTTGATGTTCTCCTCCGATCTGCCGGAATACTATCCCGACCTGATGATCGATGGCGTCTCCACTACCCTGCTGGATGCCCAGGCTTTCCTGCTGGATTGCGTGGATAAGGGAGAACTGCGTCTGCCCGAAAAAACTGTGGACAGTTCCGTGGTTCCTTCCGAGCTCATCTATCACGCCCCCTGCCATCTGCGTGCCCAGGGCAACGGCCTGCCCGGCCTCGACCTGCTCCGCTCTCTGCCCGGCATGCATGTCAGCAATGCCGATGCCGGATGCTGCGGGATCTCGGGCAGCTATGGTTTCAAAAAGGAAAAGTATCCCATCGGCATGCAGGTGGGCTCCGCCCTCTTTGATGCCGTACGCAAAAGTCCGGCTCCCGTGGCCGCTTCGGAATGCGGCACCTGCCGTGTCCAGATCAAGCACGGTTCCGGCAAGGATTGTCTGCATCCGGTTTCCGTGTTGCGGCGCTGGATGGAAGCGGCCCGTTAA
- the glpA gene encoding anaerobic glycerol-3-phosphate dehydrogenase subunit GlpA encodes MKETTVIIIGGGATGIGILRDLSMRGVPALLLEQGGLAHGTSSRFHGLLHSGARYAVSDSESARECIEENMILRRIGKQCVEETEGFFVRTKLDDPAFEPGWVEACARAGISAERIDVAEARRLEPNLAPNICSVYRVPDSCVDGFRLVWHNALCARRYGDDILTYHEVIAIKQSNGKVTGVTARNRITGEELDIACEYVVNAAGSWSGQIAQLAGLDVSVSPDRGTLIVFNHRFTSRVVNRLHKSSDGDIFVPHGSITILGTTSTPTDRPDNNTPTTEDVLRLLDIGEPLFPDLRSYRILRAFAGTRPLYTPNNAVGRAASRNFHIVDHKQDGLEGMASIFGGKLTTYRLMAERMSDLVCRYLGNNEPCRTAEEPIMADPSPELMQKAAKVFPLNGAVLAADRLGSTFADVVEKAASEKDNELLCECEMVSMAEVEYVARDPATHSLHDVRLRTRLGMGTCQGTFCSLRAIGALTERNVPLAFSPTEDVSQFLQERWRGLRPALWGKQLKEIELGRAIYAATLNLDGAGNEQEK; translated from the coding sequence GTGAAAGAAACCACAGTGATCATCATTGGCGGTGGTGCGACAGGTATCGGCATTCTGCGCGACCTGAGCATGCGCGGCGTGCCCGCCCTGCTGCTGGAACAGGGGGGGCTGGCCCACGGCACGAGCTCCCGCTTCCACGGCCTGCTGCACAGCGGCGCCCGGTACGCTGTCAGTGACAGCGAATCCGCCCGGGAATGCATCGAAGAAAACATGATCCTGCGCCGCATCGGCAAGCAGTGTGTGGAAGAGACCGAAGGCTTTTTCGTCCGTACCAAACTGGACGACCCGGCCTTCGAACCCGGCTGGGTCGAAGCCTGTGCCCGTGCGGGTATCTCCGCCGAGCGCATCGATGTGGCCGAAGCACGGCGGCTGGAGCCCAATCTGGCTCCCAATATCTGTTCTGTTTACCGCGTGCCGGACTCCTGCGTCGACGGCTTCCGTCTGGTCTGGCACAATGCCCTGTGTGCCCGGCGCTACGGCGATGACATCCTCACCTACCACGAAGTCATCGCCATCAAGCAGAGCAACGGCAAGGTCACGGGCGTCACGGCCCGCAACCGCATCACCGGCGAAGAACTGGACATCGCCTGTGAATACGTGGTCAATGCCGCCGGTTCCTGGTCCGGACAGATCGCCCAGCTGGCCGGTCTGGATGTCAGCGTGTCGCCCGACCGCGGGACGCTGATCGTCTTCAACCACCGCTTCACGTCGCGCGTGGTCAACCGCCTGCATAAAAGCTCCGACGGTGACATCTTCGTCCCGCACGGTTCCATCACCATCCTGGGAACCACGTCGACGCCTACCGACCGCCCGGACAACAATACGCCCACGACCGAGGACGTTTTGCGTCTGCTGGATATCGGCGAGCCCCTGTTCCCCGATCTGCGCTCGTACCGCATCCTGCGTGCCTTTGCCGGTACGCGCCCGCTCTACACCCCCAACAATGCCGTGGGCCGTGCCGCCAGCCGCAATTTCCACATCGTGGACCACAAGCAGGACGGCCTGGAAGGCATGGCCAGCATCTTCGGCGGCAAGCTGACCACCTACCGCCTGATGGCGGAACGGATGAGCGATCTGGTCTGCCGCTATCTCGGCAATAACGAGCCGTGCCGTACGGCGGAAGAACCCATCATGGCGGATCCCTCCCCCGAGCTGATGCAAAAAGCCGCCAAGGTCTTCCCGCTCAATGGCGCCGTCCTTGCTGCCGACCGTCTGGGCAGCACGTTTGCCGATGTGGTGGAAAAGGCCGCATCCGAAAAGGACAACGAACTGCTGTGCGAATGCGAGATGGTCAGCATGGCTGAAGTGGAATATGTGGCCCGCGACCCTGCCACCCACTCCCTGCATGATGTCCGCCTGCGCACTCGTCTGGGCATGGGTACCTGCCAGGGCACGTTCTGCTCCCTGCGCGCCATCGGCGCTTTGACCGAGCGCAATGTTCCCCTGGCCTTCTCCCCCACGGAAGACGTCTCCCAATTTTTGCAGGAACGCTGGCGTGGTCTGCGCCCGGCCCTGTGGGGCAAGCAGCTGAAAGAAATCGAACTGGGGCGTGCCATCTACGCGGCCACCCTCAATCTGGATGGAGCCGGCAATGAACAAGAGAAATAG